From Granulicella sp. WH15, the proteins below share one genomic window:
- a CDS encoding protease pro-enzyme activation domain-containing protein has translation MRKPLLTGSPLGTLFSSASKIAQAVALAAAGMLCTASSPAQQPRPRITSSIDTTSRATIPGSHPNAARSENEGGRMTSSAKLQGVSIVFSRSAAQEADLQALIAAQQNPSSPLYHKWLTPDQFAARFGMADADIAKVQSWLQQQGFAVDRVSRSRNRISFSGSVAQVEAAFGTELHYYKSGTETHFAPASDVSVPAALAGTVQTVTNLSDFRPKPHVKIRQPQVQPRFTSSQSGNYYLTPKDVATIYDINAAYHAGFTGAGQSIAIVGQSFVETSDITNFQSAAGLTPKAPTLVLMPGTGASAVSSGDEVESDLDLEYASSIATGANIYFVYTGNSGNAGVFDALGYAIDNKIAPILSISYGDCETDLGSSDYNSLNSVFAQATAQGQTIISAAGDDGSADCAENTNLTTAQRTALAVDFPASSQYVTGMGGTEFPASAVATTNNTYFSAQGSSDTISSALKYIPEQVWNDSSPANATSTGNGLSSGGGGVSTLTSRPSWQAGIAGIPSGTARLVPDISLDASPANAGYLYCSSDTNATGVTGSCSNGFRDSSNTSLTVAGGTSFDAPIFAGMLAIINQSKNSSGQGLINPTLYTLAASSSTYATAFHDITSGSNACAPGATYDLPTTPASTLTCTAAGSAGYSAGTGYDEASGLGSIDLYNLLTAWPTSSASTLAASTTTLSAATTTPASGASDTITITVAPGSSTQATVPTGTVSITVDGTAASSSPTLSNGTATYTFSSTTAGSHVIAATYSGDSIYAGSTSTIDLIVGASFSLAATNVTVTSGGTGTSTVTVTPSGGYTGTVNWQVSTSSTALANACAAINSVSVTGTAQVTAALTLSTSATCASASAVGSTGKVKRVLLTGSLQSPADVPGSSPYKSAPLGVALAGLLAFGFLRRRSSRTGWSLLTICLLGVLALSLSGCGSSTPVSTSTTTSTNIAAGTYPVTVTGTDSANAAITASATLTLTVN, from the coding sequence ATGCGCAAGCCTCTGCTTACGGGCAGCCCCCTCGGCACACTCTTCTCGTCGGCCTCCAAGATTGCCCAAGCAGTAGCCCTGGCCGCCGCAGGGATGCTCTGCACTGCCTCCTCCCCGGCCCAACAGCCGCGGCCGCGCATCACCTCCTCCATCGACACCACCAGCCGCGCCACCATCCCCGGCTCGCACCCCAACGCCGCCCGGTCCGAGAATGAAGGCGGCCGGATGACCAGCTCCGCCAAGCTTCAGGGCGTGAGCATCGTCTTCAGCCGCTCCGCCGCGCAGGAGGCCGATCTCCAGGCCCTGATCGCTGCCCAGCAGAACCCCTCCTCGCCGCTCTACCACAAGTGGCTGACGCCCGATCAATTCGCCGCCCGCTTCGGCATGGCCGACGCTGACATCGCCAAGGTGCAGAGCTGGCTCCAGCAGCAGGGCTTCGCGGTCGATCGCGTCTCCCGCAGCCGCAACCGCATCAGCTTCTCTGGCAGCGTCGCCCAGGTCGAAGCGGCCTTCGGGACCGAGCTGCATTACTACAAGTCCGGCACCGAGACTCACTTTGCCCCGGCGTCCGATGTCAGCGTCCCGGCAGCTCTGGCAGGCACGGTCCAGACGGTCACCAACCTCTCGGACTTCCGCCCCAAACCCCACGTCAAGATCCGCCAGCCGCAGGTCCAGCCCCGCTTCACCTCCAGCCAGAGCGGCAACTACTACCTCACTCCCAAAGACGTCGCCACCATCTACGACATCAACGCCGCCTATCACGCCGGATTCACCGGCGCGGGCCAATCCATCGCCATCGTAGGCCAATCCTTCGTCGAGACCTCGGACATCACCAACTTCCAGTCCGCCGCCGGCCTCACGCCGAAGGCCCCTACCCTGGTCCTGATGCCCGGTACCGGCGCCTCCGCCGTAAGCAGCGGCGACGAAGTCGAGTCAGATCTCGACCTCGAGTACGCCAGTTCCATCGCCACGGGAGCCAACATCTATTTCGTCTACACCGGCAACAGCGGGAACGCTGGTGTCTTCGATGCCCTTGGGTATGCCATCGACAATAAGATCGCTCCCATCCTCAGCATCAGCTACGGCGACTGCGAGACGGACCTGGGCTCCAGTGACTACAACTCGCTCAACAGCGTCTTTGCGCAGGCCACCGCCCAGGGCCAGACCATCATCTCCGCCGCCGGCGACGACGGCTCCGCCGACTGCGCCGAAAACACCAATCTCACCACGGCCCAGCGCACCGCCCTGGCAGTCGACTTCCCAGCGAGCAGCCAGTATGTCACTGGCATGGGCGGTACCGAGTTTCCCGCCTCCGCCGTCGCCACCACTAATAACACCTACTTCAGCGCCCAAGGCAGTTCCGACACCATCAGCTCCGCGCTCAAGTACATCCCCGAGCAGGTCTGGAACGATAGCTCCCCAGCGAATGCCACCAGCACCGGCAATGGCCTCAGCTCCGGCGGAGGAGGCGTGAGCACCTTAACATCGCGACCGAGCTGGCAGGCCGGGATCGCAGGCATCCCCTCGGGAACCGCTCGCCTGGTGCCGGATATCTCCCTCGACGCCTCCCCCGCGAACGCCGGCTACCTCTATTGCAGCAGCGATACGAACGCCACCGGCGTCACTGGTAGCTGCTCGAACGGCTTCCGCGACTCCTCGAACACCAGCCTCACCGTAGCGGGCGGAACCAGCTTCGACGCCCCCATCTTCGCGGGTATGCTCGCCATCATCAACCAAAGCAAGAACTCCAGCGGCCAGGGTCTCATCAACCCCACGCTCTACACCCTGGCTGCAAGCTCCAGCACCTACGCCACGGCCTTTCACGACATCACCAGCGGAAGCAATGCATGCGCTCCGGGAGCCACCTACGACCTTCCCACCACTCCCGCCAGCACCCTGACCTGCACCGCCGCCGGATCTGCCGGCTACTCTGCCGGGACCGGCTACGACGAGGCTTCGGGGCTGGGCTCCATCGACCTCTACAACCTGCTCACGGCATGGCCCACATCGAGCGCTTCGACGCTCGCAGCTTCGACCACCACGCTCTCGGCCGCGACGACCACGCCCGCTTCCGGTGCCAGCGATACCATCACCATCACCGTCGCTCCCGGCTCCAGCACTCAGGCCACCGTCCCAACCGGAACTGTCTCGATCACCGTCGACGGCACAGCTGCAAGCTCTTCTCCGACGCTTTCGAACGGCACTGCGACCTACACCTTCTCCTCGACGACTGCCGGGTCACACGTCATCGCCGCAACCTACTCGGGCGACAGCATCTACGCCGGATCGACTTCTACGATCGATCTCATTGTGGGAGCATCTTTCAGCCTGGCGGCCACCAACGTTACTGTCACGTCCGGCGGCACTGGAACTTCTACCGTAACTGTCACTCCGAGCGGCGGTTACACGGGTACGGTCAACTGGCAGGTATCCACCTCCAGCACCGCGCTCGCCAATGCCTGCGCTGCGATCAACAGCGTCTCCGTAACCGGAACCGCTCAGGTTACGGCGGCTCTTACCCTCTCGACCAGCGCCACCTGCGCGAGCGCATCGGCGGTCGGATCGACGGGAAAGGTGAAGCGCGTACTGCTGACCGGCAGCCTGCAATCTCCTGCCGATGTTCCTGGCAGCTCTCCGTACAAGTCGGCCCCGTTGGGTGTCGCCCTGGCCGGACTACTCGCATTCGGCTTCCTGCGTCGCCGCAGCTCCCGCACCGGATGGTCTCTGCTGACCATCTGCCTGCTGGGCGTGCTGGCACTGTCGCTCTCAGGTTGCGGATCTTCCACCCCCGTCTCCACATCGACGACGACATCGACGAATATTGCCGCAGGGACCTATCCCGTGACCGTGACCGGCACGGACTCAGCGAATGCCGCAATTACCGCATCCGCAACCTTGACGCTCACGGTCAACTAA
- a CDS encoding MFS transporter gives MAATSKPASNPTRAIAGATLALVLLTCLNFVNYIDRYILPGVQELVKREFQVSDSHIGSLTFWFFLTYMLAAPATGWLGDHLPRKPLIVACALLISAINILTGTVHTFDSLIFRHAILGIGEASLGIFAPALLADFYPEDQRNRVLTIFYTAIPVGAALGYLIGELVGSRYGWRMPFYVSAVPGILIAFLILLLMKEPARGASDEEAAVEAHSNEKNPVKRAFLSALDLASNAPYLYATLGMAMVTFSLGGISAWMPSFLERSGFSSSSVGITLGAITAGGGLGGTAVGGWLAQLWLRRNHSALYLVSAWSAALAVPPALLCFFGPRATMLPALAVAMFLIFLGTGPLNAAIINAVPAGVRSTAIALELFLIHALGDTPSPKIIGMVSDRSTLATGLGVTLITLLVAAVLLFLGARVAPLHHRVENDG, from the coding sequence ATGGCCGCCACCTCCAAACCAGCCTCCAACCCCACACGTGCGATCGCCGGGGCCACCCTTGCCCTGGTCCTGCTCACCTGTCTGAACTTCGTTAACTACATCGACCGCTACATCCTGCCCGGCGTGCAGGAGCTGGTCAAGCGCGAGTTCCAGGTCTCCGACTCGCACATCGGCTCGCTGACCTTCTGGTTCTTCCTCACCTACATGCTCGCGGCCCCAGCCACCGGCTGGCTGGGAGACCACCTGCCGCGCAAGCCCCTCATCGTCGCCTGCGCGCTGCTCATCAGCGCCATCAACATCCTCACCGGCACCGTTCACACCTTCGACTCGTTGATCTTCCGCCACGCCATTTTAGGTATCGGCGAGGCGTCCCTCGGCATCTTCGCCCCTGCCCTTCTGGCTGACTTCTACCCCGAAGACCAGCGCAACCGCGTCCTCACCATCTTCTACACCGCCATCCCCGTAGGAGCGGCGCTCGGCTACCTGATCGGCGAGCTGGTCGGCAGCCGCTACGGCTGGAGGATGCCGTTTTATGTCTCAGCCGTCCCCGGCATTCTTATAGCGTTTCTTATCCTGCTGCTGATGAAGGAGCCAGCCCGCGGAGCCAGCGACGAGGAAGCCGCGGTCGAAGCTCATAGCAACGAGAAAAACCCCGTAAAACGCGCATTCTTGAGCGCTCTCGACCTTGCCTCCAATGCCCCATATCTCTATGCCACGCTGGGCATGGCGATGGTCACTTTCTCGCTCGGCGGCATCTCGGCCTGGATGCCGTCCTTCCTCGAACGCAGCGGCTTCTCGTCCAGCTCAGTAGGCATCACGCTCGGAGCTATCACGGCTGGCGGTGGACTCGGGGGAACAGCAGTCGGCGGTTGGCTGGCTCAGTTGTGGCTGCGCCGCAACCACAGCGCGCTTTACCTGGTCTCGGCGTGGTCGGCGGCCCTGGCCGTGCCTCCGGCGCTGCTTTGTTTCTTTGGGCCTCGTGCGACGATGCTTCCGGCGCTGGCGGTGGCTATGTTCCTGATTTTTCTGGGGACAGGGCCGTTGAACGCGGCCATCATCAATGCTGTGCCTGCAGGGGTTCGTTCGACTGCGATTGCGCTGGAGTTATTCCTGATTCATGCTCTGGGAGATACGCCCTCGCCCAAGATCATCGGCATGGTCTCGGATCGCAGCACGCTGGCTACGGGGCTTGGAGTTACGTTGATTACGCTGCTGGTTGCGGCGGTTCTGCTCTTCCTTGGAGCCCGTGTCGCACCGTTGCACCACCGTGTCGAAAACGATGGATAG
- a CDS encoding APC family permease, translated as MPHAPEPESHQLSRQLALRDLVLTQILTVVGSSWVGVAAGLGRAQALVWIAAMTLFYLPMAVSVYFLNREMPLEGGLYVWARTAFGDAGGFMTAWNIWAYGLATMAAILFQIPSEAAYMLGPWASSLPENHLFVFTLLALLLAGLALSAVRGLALGKWIHNISGAAMLTVFALLIGTPLWAIAHRQPIHYAALAMHLPHPDLVSLALMGQMFGAMSGLEYVAILAGETNSPSRDIGRSVVIASPIICAMFIFGTGSVVAFHELHPNIAINYIAPIPQTLRQALGDRGLSSFIAGVAILLLQIRILGAASFLFTGVTRLPMTAGWDDLIPEWFSRLHPTYRTPTNSIWLGTAIVAGLLLFASAGVKAAEAFQVLNNAASELYSLAYLAMFAIPIVGAKLLRKRLPGWVKVTSAAGFLTTSFTFLLTAYPFVDVVDARTYAVKILGTTAIANGIGFIFYRVRRSKTGTLNGAR; from the coding sequence ATGCCCCACGCCCCCGAGCCCGAGAGCCACCAACTCTCCCGCCAACTCGCCCTACGCGACCTCGTCCTAACCCAGATCCTGACCGTAGTAGGCAGCTCCTGGGTAGGCGTAGCCGCCGGACTAGGCCGCGCCCAGGCCCTGGTCTGGATCGCCGCCATGACCCTCTTCTACCTGCCGATGGCGGTCTCGGTCTACTTCCTCAACCGCGAGATGCCGCTGGAAGGAGGTCTCTACGTCTGGGCCCGCACCGCCTTCGGTGACGCCGGAGGCTTCATGACCGCCTGGAACATCTGGGCCTACGGCCTCGCAACGATGGCCGCGATCCTCTTCCAGATTCCCAGCGAAGCCGCCTACATGCTCGGCCCCTGGGCCTCTTCCCTACCGGAAAACCACCTCTTCGTCTTCACCCTCCTGGCCCTCCTCCTCGCCGGACTAGCCCTCTCGGCGGTCCGTGGCCTAGCCCTCGGCAAATGGATCCACAACATCAGCGGAGCCGCGATGCTGACCGTCTTCGCCCTCCTCATCGGCACCCCGCTCTGGGCCATCGCGCACCGCCAGCCGATCCACTACGCAGCCCTGGCCATGCACCTTCCCCACCCCGACCTCGTCTCGCTCGCCCTGATGGGCCAGATGTTCGGAGCCATGTCGGGCCTCGAGTACGTAGCCATCCTGGCAGGCGAGACCAACTCCCCTAGCCGCGACATAGGCCGCTCCGTGGTCATCGCATCGCCCATCATCTGCGCCATGTTCATCTTCGGCACCGGCTCGGTCGTGGCCTTCCACGAGCTGCACCCCAACATCGCCATCAACTACATCGCCCCCATCCCCCAGACCCTGCGCCAGGCCCTCGGCGATCGAGGCCTCTCCAGCTTCATAGCAGGCGTGGCAATCCTGCTCCTGCAAATCCGCATCCTCGGCGCAGCGAGCTTCCTCTTCACCGGCGTCACCCGCCTCCCCATGACAGCGGGCTGGGATGACCTGATCCCGGAGTGGTTCTCACGCCTGCACCCCACCTACCGCACCCCCACCAACTCGATATGGTTAGGAACCGCAATCGTAGCGGGATTACTGCTCTTCGCCAGCGCGGGCGTCAAGGCGGCAGAGGCCTTTCAAGTCCTCAACAACGCAGCTTCAGAGCTTTACTCGCTGGCCTATCTCGCCATGTTCGCGATCCCCATCGTCGGCGCAAAGCTCTTGCGTAAGCGCCTGCCCGGCTGGGTTAAAGTAACCTCGGCGGCAGGCTTCTTAACCACCTCGTTCACTTTCCTGCTGACCGCCTATCCCTTCGTCGATGTGGTCGACGCCAGAACCTACGCGGTCAAGATTCTGGGGACGACGGCGATCGCCAATGGGATCGGGTTCATCTTTTATCGGGTCCGTCGAAGTAAAACCGGCACTCTCAATGGCGCACGTTAA
- the tnpA gene encoding IS200/IS605 family transposase, whose protein sequence is MAQSLAFLLVHVIFSTKDRMPVLNDDLRPNLYAYLATVARNAECECFRVGGVADHVHLALRMPRTATVAEIVEQLKVSSSKWGKTQSPRLAKFAWQRGYGVFSVGPADLNALIGYIDGQKVHHRKQTFQDEFRAFLKRYGVEFDERYMWD, encoded by the coding sequence ATGGCTCAATCGCTCGCGTTTCTGCTCGTCCATGTGATCTTTAGTACGAAGGATCGTATGCCTGTCCTCAACGATGATCTACGTCCCAATCTCTACGCCTACCTGGCTACAGTTGCTCGTAATGCCGAGTGCGAGTGTTTCCGCGTGGGTGGAGTTGCGGACCACGTTCATCTGGCTCTGCGTATGCCGCGCACGGCGACCGTCGCGGAGATTGTGGAACAGTTGAAGGTGTCTTCGTCCAAGTGGGGTAAGACGCAGTCACCGCGTCTGGCGAAGTTTGCCTGGCAGCGTGGGTATGGCGTGTTTTCTGTTGGCCCAGCGGATTTGAATGCGTTGATCGGGTATATCGACGGTCAGAAAGTTCACCACCGAAAGCAGACGTTTCAGGATGAGTTCCGAGCGTTTTTGAAACGGTATGGTGTGGAGTTCGATGAGCGGTACATGTGGGATTGA
- the ispG gene encoding flavodoxin-dependent (E)-4-hydroxy-3-methylbut-2-enyl-diphosphate synthase yields MAAIDRRKSVSVMVGGVRIGSDAPVVVQSMTNTDTADVESTVQQIAALARAGSEMVRITVNNDEAAKAVPYIVEGIAAKGWNTPIIGDFHYNGHLLLRKYPDCARALAKYRINPGNVSIGRKDDDNFRTMVEAAVEYQKPVRIGVNWGSLDQALLTKMMNENSLLAEPLDARDVMMEAMVVSALDNAAAAERYGLRRDQIILSAKVSGVRDLVDVYTELASRCDYSLHLGLTEAGMGMKGIVASTAGLSPLLLSGIGDTIRVSLTPTPGGDRSEEVRCGQQILQSLGIRSFMPQVTSCPGCGRTTSTYFQKLAEDIQGYLVESMPEWKKSYPGVEELKLAVMGCIVNGPGESKHANIGISLPGTFEDPKAPVYVDGKLFTTLKGDHIVEEFQVILDEYVQKRYGNGQPLTTPSAEAPIFAVLP; encoded by the coding sequence ATGGCCGCGATTGACCGTAGAAAATCCGTAAGTGTGATGGTGGGCGGGGTCCGCATCGGCTCCGATGCGCCCGTAGTCGTCCAGTCGATGACCAACACCGACACCGCCGACGTCGAGAGCACCGTCCAGCAGATCGCCGCGCTCGCCCGCGCCGGTTCCGAGATGGTCCGCATCACCGTCAACAACGACGAGGCCGCCAAAGCCGTTCCCTACATCGTCGAAGGCATCGCCGCCAAGGGCTGGAACACGCCCATCATCGGCGACTTCCACTACAACGGCCACCTCCTTCTCCGTAAATATCCCGACTGCGCCCGCGCCCTCGCCAAGTACCGCATCAACCCCGGCAACGTCTCCATCGGCCGCAAGGACGACGACAACTTCCGCACCATGGTCGAAGCCGCTGTCGAGTACCAGAAGCCCGTCCGCATCGGCGTCAACTGGGGCTCGCTCGACCAGGCCTTGTTGACCAAGATGATGAACGAGAACTCCCTCCTGGCCGAGCCGCTCGACGCGCGCGACGTCATGATGGAGGCGATGGTCGTCTCCGCACTCGACAACGCCGCCGCCGCCGAACGTTACGGCCTGCGTCGCGACCAGATCATCCTCTCGGCCAAGGTCTCCGGCGTCCGCGACCTCGTAGACGTCTACACCGAGCTGGCCAGCCGCTGCGACTACTCCCTTCACCTCGGCCTCACCGAGGCGGGCATGGGTATGAAGGGCATCGTCGCCTCCACCGCCGGTCTCAGCCCGCTGCTCCTCTCCGGTATCGGCGACACCATCCGCGTCAGCCTCACCCCCACCCCCGGCGGCGACCGCTCCGAAGAGGTCCGTTGCGGCCAGCAGATCCTGCAATCGCTCGGCATCCGCAGCTTCATGCCGCAGGTCACAAGCTGCCCCGGCTGCGGCCGCACGACGTCCACCTACTTCCAGAAGCTGGCCGAAGACATCCAGGGCTACCTGGTCGAGTCGATGCCCGAGTGGAAGAAGTCTTACCCCGGCGTAGAAGAGCTAAAGCTGGCAGTGATGGGCTGCATCGTCAACGGCCCCGGCGAGAGCAAGCACGCCAACATCGGCATCTCCCTCCCCGGCACGTTTGAAGACCCCAAGGCCCCGGTCTACGTAGACGGCAAGCTCTTCACCACTCTCAAGGGAGACCATATCGTCGAAGAGTTCCAGGTCATCCTGGACGAGTACGTGCAGAAGCGTTACGGCAACGGCCAACCCCTCACCACCCCTTCCGCCGAAGCCCCTATCTTCGCCGTCCTCCCCTAA
- a CDS encoding YegP family protein, which translates to MAGKFVIKKSSDGQFHFSLKAGNGEIILSSELYKAKASALNGIESVKKNAPIDARYEKKVDKSGHPRFNLKAANGEIIGSSESYSSETARDNGIESVKKNAPDGVIDDETV; encoded by the coding sequence ATGGCGGGTAAATTCGTAATCAAGAAGTCCTCCGACGGTCAGTTCCACTTCAGCCTGAAGGCCGGGAACGGGGAGATCATTCTTAGCAGCGAGTTGTACAAGGCGAAGGCGTCTGCGCTGAACGGGATCGAATCGGTGAAGAAGAACGCGCCAATCGATGCGCGCTATGAGAAGAAGGTCGACAAGAGCGGGCATCCGCGCTTCAACCTGAAGGCCGCTAATGGCGAGATTATCGGTTCGAGCGAGAGCTATAGCTCGGAGACGGCGCGGGATAATGGGATTGAGTCGGTGAAGAAGAATGCGCCCGATGGCGTGATTGATGATGAGACGGTTTAA
- a CDS encoding glycoside hydrolase family 18 protein has protein sequence MHLLPRILRYAAALALTTTPLLAQSPLLTGYFPQWGLYDQPQYLVKDLVTAHGASMLDQVNYAQGFVTNGRCSIADPNADLNYTFTAQQSVDGVADTPTQPLRGHLNQFVKLKRLYPHLKLVLSLEGRASDFAADAQPENRAAFVSSCVDLFLKGNLAPGVHVPGLFDGIDIDWEFPRDEDTANFIALLAEFRRQFDALRPGLLLNIAVGHSPRMAGATDGNMSAISALVDQVGLMTYDYTGGWSQTTGFLAPFSTSPDRPYGTVQRSIQAYLAAGVPASKLMVGVPFYGYGWRLVPEENNGLFQEGEPIRGDRPYRYIETLIPHSRVFREPDSQNPWLFDGDAFWTYDDPASVRHKADYATQQHLGGLMIWELGEDNATATLLESAYQGLHSTSTASAEPHQHPAATAPATTIR, from the coding sequence ATGCACCTTCTCCCCCGCATCCTGCGTTACGCCGCCGCCCTCGCCCTGACCACCACCCCCCTCCTCGCCCAATCCCCTCTCCTCACCGGCTACTTCCCCCAGTGGGGCCTCTACGACCAGCCCCAGTACCTGGTCAAAGACCTCGTCACCGCCCACGGCGCGTCCATGCTCGACCAGGTCAACTACGCCCAGGGCTTCGTCACCAACGGCCGCTGCTCCATCGCCGACCCCAACGCCGACCTCAACTACACCTTCACCGCCCAACAGAGCGTCGACGGCGTAGCCGACACCCCCACCCAGCCTCTCCGCGGCCACTTGAACCAGTTCGTCAAGCTAAAACGCCTCTACCCGCACTTAAAGCTGGTCCTCTCCCTCGAAGGCCGCGCCTCCGACTTCGCCGCCGACGCCCAGCCCGAGAACCGCGCCGCCTTCGTCTCCTCCTGTGTCGACCTCTTCCTCAAGGGCAACCTAGCCCCCGGCGTCCACGTCCCCGGCCTCTTCGACGGCATCGACATCGACTGGGAGTTCCCCCGCGACGAGGACACCGCCAACTTCATAGCCCTCCTAGCCGAGTTCCGCCGCCAGTTCGACGCCCTCCGCCCCGGCCTGCTGTTAAACATCGCCGTAGGCCACAGTCCCCGCATGGCTGGAGCTACCGACGGCAACATGTCCGCCATCAGCGCCCTAGTCGATCAGGTCGGCCTCATGACCTACGACTACACCGGCGGCTGGAGCCAGACCACCGGCTTCCTCGCCCCCTTCTCCACCTCACCCGACCGCCCCTACGGCACCGTCCAGCGCAGCATCCAGGCCTACCTCGCCGCCGGAGTCCCCGCCTCCAAACTCATGGTCGGCGTACCCTTCTACGGCTACGGCTGGCGTCTGGTCCCCGAAGAGAACAACGGCCTCTTCCAGGAGGGCGAGCCCATCCGCGGCGACCGCCCCTACCGATATATCGAGACCCTCATCCCCCACTCCCGCGTCTTCCGCGAGCCTGACTCCCAAAACCCCTGGCTCTTCGACGGCGACGCCTTCTGGACCTACGACGACCCCGCCTCAGTCCGGCACAAGGCCGACTACGCCACCCAGCAGCACCTCGGCGGCCTCATGATCTGGGAGCTAGGCGAAGACAACGCCACCGCCACCCTCCTCGAATCCGCCTACCAGGGCCTCCATTCCACCTCCACCGCCTCAGCCGAACCCCACCAGCACCCCGCCGCCACTGCCCCAGCCACCACTATCCGTTAA
- a CDS encoding copper resistance protein CopC, whose product MMQRIRSAAVLTLLLSAIPAFAHSRPKEMSPDKNSTVSAPTQVSVVFTEPLEGKFSSLSLTDEKGAVLSKEHSVLDPADAKHMTLPLPTLAPGTYYVHWIAVAPDSHRMEGEYPFTVK is encoded by the coding sequence ATGATGCAGCGTATTCGCTCCGCCGCCGTATTGACGCTTCTTCTGTCGGCTATTCCGGCCTTCGCGCACTCGCGGCCGAAGGAGATGTCGCCGGATAAGAACTCCACCGTAAGCGCGCCGACGCAGGTTTCGGTGGTGTTTACCGAACCGCTGGAAGGCAAGTTCAGCTCGCTCTCGCTGACCGATGAGAAGGGCGCGGTGCTCAGCAAGGAGCACTCGGTGCTCGACCCGGCGGATGCAAAGCATATGACGCTGCCGCTGCCGACGCTGGCTCCGGGCACGTACTATGTGCACTGGATCGCGGTCGCTCCCGATAGCCACCGGATGGAGGGGGAGTATCCCTTTACCGTGAAGTAG